TATCGCAAAATCCAAGCCGCGTACGTACCAAAAAGCCGATACTTGACGCGGACATGACCGCAAAAACCACTCCCCCCTCGGTCAGAAGCGTGGCTCTGGCCAGGAAGCAGGCAGGCAGAGCCATCCAGGGGATGAGCAACACGGGCAGCCAGAAACCGATCACGCCGAGAGGCAATCCCGTTAGTTTGTGTATCCATTGTATCATCTTCGCAAATGTCGACGATACGTAAAACCCCACCCCCTTGGCTCCAGCCAGCCACGCGTAAGCATCGTGAGTGGCCATGAGCGGCTCGGGGCCCACCTGGTAAATATCCGCCTGCCACCCGGCATATTCGATCAGGCGCAGCCCTGCGTTCAGAAAAAACGCCAGAAAAAATGCCAGAAAAAACTCACCGTTTTCCCCCAGCCTCCAGAAAACATGTGATTCTGAAGCACTGCCAGTCACTGCCACAGAAACATTTTGCTTTTTATCTGCCGCCATCACTCGTTTACCTTGTATAATTCCAAGTACTGCCGCACCACATGCTGTACATCAAATTCATCCACGGCTTTTTTCCGACTTTGCATCCCCATCTCCTCACGCAAAGAACGGTCCGCCACTAACCGGCCCATGGCATCGGCCAGAGCCCCGACATTACGTACCGGTACCAACAGGCCGTTCACGCCGTGACCCACAACCTCCCGGCAACCTGCGACATCCGTAGCAACAATGGGTTTACCCGCAGCCGCTGCCTCCAGCAACGTGCGTGGCACCCCCTCCCGATAACTGGGCAACACACATATATCGGCCAGCGCGGTCAATGCAGGAATATCATCCCTGTGCCCCAGCCAGCGAACAACCTGCTGGGCAAGCAGATACTTCCGGCTGGCCGAGGATGGATTTCCTTCATCCACATCTCCCGCCAGCAAAAATACGGCCTGTGGAAAGCGTTGCCGCAAAAGCGCCGAGGCTTCCATATACTCGGCCAAGCCTTTGTGCCAGATGGCCCGCGCCACCATGAGTACGACCATCTGCCCCGGCTCGATTCGCAAATCCTTACGCAGTCCGGCAAGTATTTTTTTACCCACAGCGTCAGGGCGGAAGACCTGCGTATCCACTCCGGAGCTGCGAATGAGACGCGCCTTTCTTCCGCGCACAATATCCCAGGCGGCATAGGCCAACAAATCGTCGCGGTTCTGGAAGACAACTCCCTCCATTATGCGAAAAGCTTGGCGCTGAACAAAGTTCAGCATCCATCGCGCGATGCGTGCCTTGGGAGCCCGGTCCACGTAAAAACTACCCAGCCCTGTCACAGCGCCAAAAATACGTGGTACTCCGGCCAGCCACCCGGCCAGAGCGCCATACAGGTTGGGGCGGAGAGTGAATGTGTGCAGCACCTCCGGGCGCAGCTTTCTCAGGCGGACACACAAGGAGGTCAATGTGCGCAGCTCTAACAGCGGATTCCTGGATTTCCGGCGCAGGAAGTATTCTTCGACCCGCACTCCGGCCTCAGCAAATTTTTCAAAGAACTCTCCGCGCGGACACAGGGCGATCACTTCGTGACCGGCAGCCACCAGTGCGCGCATGACCGGCAGGCGGAACAGGTATAGATTGGCATCCACGTGGGACAGGAAAACAAACCTCACGCCAGCCCCGCCGTGGGGCGCCGCGTCTCTTCCAGCCAAGCCTGGAACATAAGGACATCCCATAAAAGATACGACCAGTTCCGCGCTCCACCCAGATGCTCGGCCCATTTGCGACGTATCGGCTCTGGAGCAAAAAACCCTTCCGCACGCAAACGGCTCTCCGCCAGCAGAGCCTCGGCCCATTCCCGGAGAGGACCGCGCAACCATGCATCCAAGGGTATGCCGAACCCTGCCTTGGGGCGATCCACCAAGGCTAAAGGGACATAGCGGTACAAAACCTGCCGAAGCAGCCACTTGCTCTGCCCGTGTCGCAGTTTCATACTCAGCGGCACTGACCAGGCGAATTCCACCACGCGGTGATCCAGAAAAGGCACCCGCGATTCCAGCGACACGGCCATGGCCGCCCGATCCACCTTCACCAGTATGTCATCGGGCATATAGGTCTGCTGATCCAGATACATCATAACATTTTCCACATCACCCAATTCCCGCCATGGCGCCGGCTTCGCCAGCAAGATTTCCGGTTCACGCGCCCCGAGCATCAAGGCTTCAGGTTCTTTCCAATGGGAAACCAAAGCCTGATAAATACCTCTCGGATCGGCGGCGTCCAGAATTTCCGCCAATTTGTGCATCCTGTCACCGGGGTTGGAATAGCGCCATCCCTTAGGCAACAATCGCATCGCCACTGCGAAAAATGTATCCCAGGAAGATGTGGGAATCCGTGTCAGGAGACGGCAAAATCGCCTTCGGACCGGACGCGGCCAGAAGCGTACGGCATTCCAGATGGAGCGGGTCCAGATGTAACGGTTGTACCCTGCAAAAAGCTCGTCGCCGCCATCACCAGAGAGAGACACGGTCACATGCCGTCGGGCCAGCTCGGCAACCAGAAATGTAGGGATCTGCGACGAATCGGCAAAAGGTTCGTCATAGATGAGCGGCAGCCTCGGGATGACGTCCAGAGCCTGCCGCGCGGTCACATACAATTCCGTGTGATCCGTACCCAAATGAGCGGCTACGGCTTTGGCGTGTTCAGCCTCGTTATATCCGGCCTCGACGAAACCAATGGAAAAAGTCTGTACCGGCCTCGAGGATTGCGCCTGCATCAGGGCAACCACTGTGGACGAATCCAATCCCCCGGACAAAAATGCGCCCAAAGAAACATCGGCCACCATCTGCCCGGAAATGGCCTGCCGCAAAAGTGCGTCCAACTCCGCCACCGCATCGCTGTCTGAGCCGGAAAAAGGCGCAGCCAAACCTTTTCGCGCGACATCGTCAACAGACCAGTATGTCTGCGGGCAGGTATCCGGAGCGTCCTGCGTCACGCATAAAAATGTACCGGGCGGCAACTTGCGGATGCCTGTGTAAATGGAGTGCGGTGCGGGCACGGCATTGTGCCGCATGTATAGAGCCAGTGCACCGCGATCGATGTCCGCGCCGAAAGCGGGGTGACGGCGCAGGGCCTTCAATTCCGAGGCGAATAAAAAAAACCCTCCCTGCCAACCATAATAGAGGGGCTTTTCTCCCATGCGGTCCCGAGCCAGAAAGAGATGTCGTTCCCGTGTATCCCACAGCGCAAAGGCAAACATGCCCACACTATGGCTCAGAGCTTTTTCCAGCCCCCATGACTCAATGGCAGCCAGCAGGGTTTCTGTATCTGAATGGCCGCGCCAGGAAGTATGCCCAAGGAGCTGGCGCAATTCCAAATGGTTGTAGATTTCGCCATTGAATACCAAAATAAAACGCCCTGATGGAGAATGCATCGGCTGTGCTCCAGCCTTGGACAGGTCCACAATGGACAGACGGCGATGCCCAAGTGCAATACCTCCCTCAGCATCCAGCCATACAGCTCCGGCGTCCGGCCCGCGATGCCCCAAGGCCGAGGTCATGGCATCAATGGGGAAAAGGTCACCCGATTGGGAAAAAATACCAACTATGCCACACATGTGTGTCGCACTTCCTCAAATATCTTTTCATATTCCTTGGCGATTTGTCCAATCTCGAACAACTCTTCCACTCGTGCTCGAGCCCGGTTCCCCACAGCAGTTCTTTCTGTAGACGACATAGAGAGCACGTCTACCACAGAGCCTGCCAATGCATGCATATCTCCCACAGAAACAATTCGCCCAGTGTCACCCACAATATATGCCGAATCTCCGGCATTTGTGGCAACGCACGGCACGCCGCAAGCCATGGCTTCGCCCAATACGTTAGGAAACGCTTCTCCATAAGAAGAAGAAACCAACACATCAAAAGAGGCCATCATGCGGGCAATATCTGTACGAGAACCAAGCAGGTGAAGCCGAGCACGCAAACCTGAATCTTCTATCTTTTGACGAAGAGTTTCGTTCTCCCAAGTGACCTCTGTTCCTACGAGCACAAAATGTACATTCGGTCTGGCCTTGGCGATGTGCTGGGCGGCATCTAAAAAGCCTACATGATTCTTTTGTGGATCAAATCTGGCAACAACTCCAACAAGATGTGCATCGGCTGGCACGCCGAGTTCAGCTCGGACAGATTTTCGTGCCTCGGGATCTGGTTTAAAACCCTGTAAATCAAAGCCATTTGGGATAATCTGAAATTTCTTTCTTTGATATCCGAGTTCTACATGGATATCTCGCGCAGCTGCAGAGCAGGAGATAATTCGTTCAGGGACAACTCGGGATAATTTCCCACACAAATTTACCAAAGCTCTTGTTGTCCACTTTGTTTTACTTGCATCTAAATCACTATTGCGAATATTCCAGAGGACAGGGATGTTCGCCATCCAAGCAGCTACTCCGCCCAAAAAATCCGCATGATACATCCAGGTGGAAAGCAGATCGAATTTTTCAGAACGGAGTAAGTAGACCAAACGCCACAAGACAGAGATATCCGGCAGCCCACGCCTCATATGCAGACCTACCACACGAACACCAAGGGCCTCAATCCGGTGAGCCATCTCTCCGCCTGAAATGAGAGATACAACCACGCCTTGCCGTAAACATGAGCTGTGCTTCAGCAGTTTGTACAGCATCATTTCTGCGCCCCCTACGGAAAGGCCGGTAATAAGAAAACAAATTTTCATCCCAAGAATTGACCGTTTTTTCAAAATGAAAATATGGCAAGCTCTACCTAAAACTTAGGTAATACCTAGGTTCAGTCCTCATTAATTGTAAAAATGAAGAAAGCTGGTTAGCTGTGCTCAAAGGAGGATGCAATGAACCAACTTTTCTATCTTTCTGCCGAACAGCTCGAGCGTATCAAGCCTTTCTTTCCACTTTCGCACGGTATTCCACGCGTCGATGACCTGAAAGTCATAAGCGGCATCATTTATGTCATCAAACATGGCCTGCAATGGAAAGATGCACCGCGTGAGTATGGTCCGTATAAAACGCTGTACAACCGTTTTCTGCGCTGGAGCAGGATGGGCGTCTTCAACAATATTTTTACCGAGCTGGCAAAAACAGCCGGAAAAGATGGACGATTGATGATCGATGCCACCCACCTCAAAGCCCATCGCACCGCAGCAAGTCTGCTTAAAAAAGGGCTCTTTCCCGCTGCATCGGACGCACAAAGGGCGGGCTGAACTCCAAACTCCATGCCCTTTGCGACGGCCACGGCAGGCCTCTGGCCATGACGCTCACAGAAGGCCAGGTGAGCGACTACAAGGGAGCCGCCTTGCTTATGGATGCTTTGCCTGAGGCCAGGGAGCTTCTGGCGAACCGTGGTTATGACGCCGACTGGTTCCGTGATGCCCTGCTCGCCAGAGGTATTACGCCTTGCATCCCTCCTGGAAAGAACCGAAAGAGGCCCATCTGTTACGATAAAAATCTGTATAAACAGCGGCATAAGATTGAGATCATGTTTGGCAGGATCAAGGATTGGGAGAATAGCCATGCGTTATGACCGTTGCGCGCATACCTTCTTTTCAGCTCTGTGCCTCGCGGCTTCCCTCATTTTCTATCTCGATTAATGAGGCCTGAGCCTAGAGTATGTTTGCAAACTATCTAATCCAAATCATTGAAGCTGCCAAGTAAACGAAAGAAAGGTTTGAGCAAGCTTTTCATAACGTGTTGCTACTCTGCGGTACTCTTTAATTTTATTGAAAAAGCATTCAACAAGGTGCCGTTCCTTATAAAGATGCCGATCATACCGACGAGGTGTTTTACGATTTGAGCGTGGAGGAATAACTACGGTACAGCCTCTTGATTCAGGGAGTTGAACCAATGGCTCGCTGTCATAGCCTTTATCGGCAATAACAGTGCAATCACGAACCCCTTCAAGTAATTGCGGCGCAACACTGATATCCGCGCATTCACCTCCTGTAAGGAAAAACGATACAGGATTGCCGGGCGCGTCTGCCTGTGCTGCCCCCTTTTGCGCCAGCCGAATGTTTGTGGGCATGGATGTATGTACCATCAATTATCACCGCTTCGAGATCGGGGTCAGACGCCAGAGTGAGAAAGACTGCTTTCCAGAATCCTTTTATCTGCCAACGTCGAAAGCGGGAATATACGGCATTCCATGGACCATACTCTTCCGGCAGGACCCTCTAGGGAGCCCCGGTGCGCAGCAACCAGATGATTACATTTATGAATGTTCGTTTATCTTTGGCCGGACGGCCGCCTTTGGGTGAACCCTCGAGCGGCAGAACGGGCTCAAGCCGTTGCCAGGTTTCATCGGAAATGCCGGTATAGCACATGTCCAAAAACTACACGAATCCACGCTGGTTATAAAGTTTGCAAACACACTCTAGGATTTCCAAAGGCAATGCGCTTCCATCAACGCCCACCGCCTGTCACTCAATGCTCTTCTTTCCGTAGTGGCATTAGAGCATAGCTGCTACTGATTCTCAACAAACCCTAATGTGCACAACAGCCAAGAATGATGCCATATTCTTCGCATATCGAGTAGTGATCCGAAGCCAG
Above is a window of Desulfomicrobium orale DSM 12838 DNA encoding:
- a CDS encoding glycosyltransferase family 4 protein, whose translation is MRFVFLSHVDANLYLFRLPVMRALVAAGHEVIALCPRGEFFEKFAEAGVRVEEYFLRRKSRNPLLELRTLTSLCVRLRKLRPEVLHTFTLRPNLYGALAGWLAGVPRIFGAVTGLGSFYVDRAPKARIARWMLNFVQRQAFRIMEGVVFQNRDDLLAYAAWDIVRGRKARLIRSSGVDTQVFRPDAVGKKILAGLRKDLRIEPGQMVVLMVARAIWHKGLAEYMEASALLRQRFPQAVFLLAGDVDEGNPSSASRKYLLAQQVVRWLGHRDDIPALTALADICVLPSYREGVPRTLLEAAAAGKPIVATDVAGCREVVGHGVNGLLVPVRNVGALADAMGRLVADRSLREEMGMQSRKKAVDEFDVQHVVRQYLELYKVNE
- the asnB gene encoding asparagine synthase (glutamine-hydrolyzing) — translated: MCGIVGIFSQSGDLFPIDAMTSALGHRGPDAGAVWLDAEGGIALGHRRLSIVDLSKAGAQPMHSPSGRFILVFNGEIYNHLELRQLLGHTSWRGHSDTETLLAAIESWGLEKALSHSVGMFAFALWDTRERHLFLARDRMGEKPLYYGWQGGFFLFASELKALRRHPAFGADIDRGALALYMRHNAVPAPHSIYTGIRKLPPGTFLCVTQDAPDTCPQTYWSVDDVARKGLAAPFSGSDSDAVAELDALLRQAISGQMVADVSLGAFLSGGLDSSTVVALMQAQSSRPVQTFSIGFVEAGYNEAEHAKAVAAHLGTDHTELYVTARQALDVIPRLPLIYDEPFADSSQIPTFLVAELARRHVTVSLSGDGGDELFAGYNRYIWTRSIWNAVRFWPRPVRRRFCRLLTRIPTSSWDTFFAVAMRLLPKGWRYSNPGDRMHKLAEILDAADPRGIYQALVSHWKEPEALMLGAREPEILLAKPAPWRELGDVENVMMYLDQQTYMPDDILVKVDRAAMAVSLESRVPFLDHRVVEFAWSVPLSMKLRHGQSKWLLRQVLYRYVPLALVDRPKAGFGIPLDAWLRGPLREWAEALLAESRLRAEGFFAPEPIRRKWAEHLGGARNWSYLLWDVLMFQAWLEETRRPTAGLA
- a CDS encoding glycosyltransferase codes for the protein MKICFLITGLSVGGAEMMLYKLLKHSSCLRQGVVVSLISGGEMAHRIEALGVRVVGLHMRRGLPDISVLWRLVYLLRSEKFDLLSTWMYHADFLGGVAAWMANIPVLWNIRNSDLDASKTKWTTRALVNLCGKLSRVVPERIISCSAAARDIHVELGYQRKKFQIIPNGFDLQGFKPDPEARKSVRAELGVPADAHLVGVVARFDPQKNHVGFLDAAQHIAKARPNVHFVLVGTEVTWENETLRQKIEDSGLRARLHLLGSRTDIARMMASFDVLVSSSYGEAFPNVLGEAMACGVPCVATNAGDSAYIVGDTGRIVSVGDMHALAGSVVDVLSMSSTERTAVGNRARARVEELFEIGQIAKEYEKIFEEVRHTCVA
- a CDS encoding IS5 family transposase: MPTNIRLAQKGAAQADAPGNPVSFFLTGGECADISVAPQLLEGVRDCTVIADKGYDSEPLVQLPESRGCTVVIPPRSNRKTPRRYDRHLYKERHLVECFFNKIKEYRRVATRYEKLAQTFLSFTWQLQ